Proteins co-encoded in one Methylobacterium sp. WL1 genomic window:
- the thiC gene encoding phosphomethylpyrimidine synthase ThiC, with translation MNAPVLPKDVKGSPETVTTGPVTGSRKVYANPVGRPDIRVPYREIALSDPKEEPVRVYDPSGPYTETDARIDLTAGLPGVREPWIAARRYTAVEPRAVKPEDNGFAGDKLVAPCPATRTIRMAAPGQMVTQYEFARAGIITEEMIYVAHRENACRDAMLAGAEATLADGESFGASVPPFITPEFVRDEIARGRAIIPANINHTELEPMAIGRNFLVKINANIGNSAVTSSAAEEVEKLVWSIRWGADTVMDLSTGRNIHNIRSWIIRNSPVPIGTVPIYQALEKVGGDPLKLDWEVFKDTLIEQAEQGIDYFTIHAGVRLAHVPLTARRVTGIVSRGGSIMARWCLAGHRESFLYEHFDEICDIMRAYDVSFSLGDGLRPGSIADANDAAQFGELETLGELTKIAWDKGCQVMIEGPGHVPMHKIKVNMEKQLRECGEAPFYTLGPLTTDIAPGYDHITSGIGAAMIGWFGTAMLCYVTPKEHLGLPDRDDVKTGVITYKIAAHAADLAKGHPAAQLRDDALSRARFDFRWEDQFNLGLDPDTARRYHDETLPKDAHKVAHFCSMCGPKFCSMKITQDLRAEVLAMEEAGEVVGASPAMSKAEAEAGMRAKSQEFLAEGGKLYIDAAE, from the coding sequence ATGAACGCACCCGTTCTCCCCAAGGACGTGAAAGGCAGCCCCGAGACCGTGACCACGGGTCCGGTCACCGGGTCGCGCAAGGTCTACGCGAATCCGGTCGGCCGGCCGGACATCCGGGTGCCCTATCGCGAGATTGCCCTGTCCGATCCGAAAGAGGAGCCGGTGCGGGTCTACGATCCGTCGGGCCCCTACACCGAGACCGACGCCCGCATAGACCTCACCGCCGGCCTGCCCGGCGTGCGCGAGCCCTGGATCGCGGCGCGCCGCTACACCGCGGTTGAGCCCCGTGCGGTCAAGCCGGAGGATAACGGCTTCGCGGGCGACAAGCTCGTGGCGCCCTGCCCCGCTACCCGGACGATCCGCATGGCGGCCCCCGGGCAGATGGTGACGCAGTACGAGTTCGCCCGAGCCGGGATCATCACCGAGGAGATGATCTACGTCGCCCACCGCGAGAACGCCTGTCGCGACGCGATGCTGGCGGGCGCCGAAGCCACGCTGGCAGACGGCGAGAGCTTCGGTGCGTCGGTACCGCCGTTCATCACCCCAGAATTCGTGCGCGACGAGATCGCCCGCGGCCGCGCGATCATCCCGGCCAACATCAACCACACCGAGCTGGAGCCGATGGCGATCGGCCGGAACTTCCTGGTCAAGATCAACGCCAACATCGGCAATTCGGCCGTGACGTCGTCGGCCGCGGAAGAGGTCGAGAAGCTGGTCTGGTCGATCCGCTGGGGCGCCGACACGGTCATGGACCTGTCCACCGGCCGCAACATCCACAACATCCGCTCGTGGATCATCCGGAACAGCCCGGTGCCGATCGGGACCGTGCCGATCTACCAGGCGCTCGAGAAGGTCGGTGGCGACCCGCTCAAGCTCGATTGGGAAGTCTTCAAGGACACGCTGATTGAGCAGGCCGAGCAGGGCATCGACTACTTCACCATCCATGCCGGCGTGCGGCTGGCGCACGTGCCGCTCACCGCCCGTCGGGTCACCGGCATCGTCTCGCGGGGCGGCTCGATCATGGCGCGCTGGTGCCTGGCCGGGCACCGGGAATCGTTCCTGTACGAGCATTTCGACGAGATCTGCGACATCATGCGGGCCTACGACGTGTCGTTCTCGCTCGGCGACGGCCTGCGTCCGGGCTCGATCGCCGACGCCAACGACGCCGCGCAGTTCGGCGAGCTGGAGACGCTGGGCGAACTGACCAAGATCGCCTGGGACAAGGGTTGCCAGGTGATGATCGAGGGCCCCGGCCACGTGCCGATGCACAAGATCAAGGTCAACATGGAGAAGCAGTTGCGGGAGTGCGGCGAGGCGCCGTTCTACACCCTCGGCCCGCTGACCACCGACATCGCCCCCGGCTACGACCACATCACCTCGGGCATTGGCGCCGCCATGATCGGCTGGTTCGGCACCGCGATGCTCTGCTACGTCACCCCGAAGGAGCACCTCGGGCTGCCGGACCGCGACGACGTGAAGACCGGGGTGATCACCTACAAGATCGCCGCCCACGCCGCCGACCTCGCCAAGGGCCACCCGGCCGCCCAGCTGCGCGACGACGCGCTGAGCCGCGCCCGGTTCGACTTCCGCTGGGAAGACCAGTTCAACCTGGGCCTCGATCCGGATACGGCCCGTCGCTACCACGACGAGACCCTGCCCAAGGACGCCCACAAGGTCGCGCATTTCTGCTCGATGTGCGGGCCGAAGTTCTGCTCGATGAAGATCACCCAGGACCTGCGCGCCGAGGTGCTGGCGATGGAGGAAGCGGGCGAGGTCGTGGGCGCGTCGCCCGCTATGTCGAAGGCCGAGGCCGAGGCCGGCATGCGGGCCAAGTCCCAGGAGTTCCTGGCCGAAGGCGGCAAGCTCTACATCGACGCGGCCGAATGA